CAAAATACTAGACAGTATCTCCCTCTAAGAAAAAGTAGTGAAAGTTTTTCAGTAGTAgcaatgcaacaggaaaattGTGTGCAAATGTACATTTACATTACTTAAATCTCTTTcagtattaataaaataatttactttCATGCATACAATCTTATGTGGGAAACTCCATGGTTTCCAGTATCTTGCAAGTGTATAAACCATGATGAATATTGATTAGATAAGAGCCTTTAGAGCTGAACTTCCTATGCTATGGGTCACGATTCAAAATCGGTTTCTGGAGTTGTTTCCATTAAGAGGACTAAAGGCATTGTCCAGACAGAGCCGCATTAGTGTCTTTTTGCCATGAATGTAACTGAATTTGGAGTTTTTAgatataaatgttttctttccaaaAGTATTACGAGTGGTTAACAAACTATTTACATCTTTTTTCACAAAAAGGCAATTGTTATAAAGTTTCAACTATTTTGGAGTGCTACCAAAAAGATGTAGCTTCTATAGCTGCACATTCTACACGTCTTCCTGTCTCTGCATAAGCATGCAGTTCTTTTTCCCCATTTAAAAGGGCGATAAGGTATGACTGCCAAAAACATCTTACATTACATACATTACATACAATAATCAGTTTAAACTCACATACATCCTTTGACTGAGAGTTGGTTAAATATGTAGCAGGTAAGTAAGTTTTTGTTTGCACAACAGTCATTGTTATATCTAACCTATACTGTTTTGCTTTCCTTCATACATGATCCATAGAAAGTGCCACACTGCGGTGGAAGGTTTCATTCTCCTCCGAGTGTTTCCTCGTTTGAATATTTGCAAACCAGACAATACTTAAATCTTCTaggtttttgtttactacaaaACCACAATATTAAAATGCTACAAAAGTTCATTCTCAAAATCACATTGACCCTTGACACATCACAGAGATCCGTTGGACATCTCTCTGAAGCCGCTGCTTTCAGCCCACCGACTAGGTGGATCCTCTGAAATGCTATGCTtccaattttttgtttgtgccTGTTCATCATCGaggtcatttattttaattccagCACTCTCTTCGGGATTGTTCACAACTGGCACCTGTTCATTAGCCAGGCTTTGTGAGCTCATTTTTCTCAGCCTATCTTCATGGTGTGTTATTTTGTCCGGTGTAGGTCTATCAGCTTTGATATGGTTTCTCAGTGGTGTAGGTCTATTGTCATACTGGCCTGTTCTTCTAGGCAAAGGTCCATAGTTTTGGTGGCTGGCTTTAAAAAGCACTGACTTGTTGATTTGTTGCTTGCCACAAACAGGGATTTTATTAGTCTGTAGTGTGTTGGCGTAACGTGAAAACCAGTCCCGCTCAAAAACAGCCTGTAACTGCTCCACCACTGTGAAGTTCCTCTCTGTCACATTTGCTGGATGACTGATAACAAGGCCTGCTCCTGCATTAGAGGTGAACTCTTCCCCCACCCAGTCAAGGTTGCCTGTCAGGAAACAGACCAGAGAAAGAGAAAGTTAATGATTAGTTTTTGCAATAAGGTGCAGAATTTATACAGTTggatgtatttattatttacaataaAGTCAAATTTTTGACTATTGTCCTGTTTAAGCAGGTTGTTTTAGTACGTATTATGGGGAGAccataattaaattaattaattataaaaAGTCAGAATGTCCACCAGTGCATTGAACAGGACAATATCTAATATCCCAATTTCTTATGACTGAACTAAAAGCCTAGAAAAGTATTTCTCATTTCTGGGGAAAGTTGTGTTTTCCTTATTGCTTTTGCACAGAGTATGAAAATGTCATCTGAGAACGAAGAAGCatctcaaaataaaagcagctattACCACCTGGGTTCCCTCTGGTTGAAGTTGGAAATCCTGTACTTGGCCCAGATGTGAGCATACATGGCCTAGACTGTTGGGAGGTAGCTGTGTGTATTCACAAAGGTACCTGACAAGATGATTTGTAAAACTGTTATCACACTGGGTCCTATCATGCCATATGCTGGTgtttaaaaaaacttgtttaattgGTTGAAACGTGAGGAAATTAAAGGATTTTTCAGAACATCAAATCTTGTCATGTCTTAAGTATACGGGTTGCTTTTGATACACTCCTCTTCTGAACAGGGAGCGTATTCTGAGATCAATGgtataaaattcaaattgttCTGCTGTGTCATGACTCTATATGTTACCTTTGAGTGACAACACTTATTCATGAAaggttttactttattatcaacTGACCATATGAAATGATAGTTCAATGCTCTACGAGGCCCCAAGTGGCCAGgtaattattagcaatattaaATAGAAAATTGGCCATGCTGTCAGTTTCAATTTTAAATTTCAAGCATCCAGCTTCCGGAGGTAAGGGAAGCATCAGCATAGTGCTGAGGGAGTAGAATGGCAAGGGAGGTCGAAAATGTtcaaagctcactgttagacAGCTGAAATCCTCTGGTCACTCAGTCCAAATATCAACATTAGACATGCTAGTCAGTTGTTGGAGGGGGAGCTTTAGGAGCCCTTGGAGATTTTTGCTAACCTAAAAAAATACAGATACGATGAAAATGAACCACAACGTGCTTTTGATAAATGTGCTTTTTGTTTCTATTGCCACAGTAAATCTGAATATCAGCATGCAGTAAGTGAGGAGTTGCATCATACAGTAATAAAGCTCTGCAGATTAGCTCACCTATATAAATGGCTCTGTCTGTAACCATAAACCTGTTGTGATTCATTCCACTGAGGCTGCCGTCCCTCTGTAGGTTGAAGAACTTCTACGCACACAAACAATGGCCCGCAATAACACAGTGAACAGTGATATAGTGCATGTACAGCACCTGAAAAAAGTACAAAGTGGTGTTGCACTTACAGCCTCTAGTGAACAGTTGGCCTGCTCCATGCACAGGCTCTTCAGGGACCAGATGAAGTTAAAAGTAAGAGGATGAGTTTCTTCCCAGCAACTTATCAGCAGACGGATGCGGACCTTTCTCAAGATCAGTGCCTCTCTTAAAAGGTTTTCAATATCAGACCAGTATCTTGGCACAGGCACAAAGAAATCAACGGGCATGGAGCCAGACAAACACAGAAGCACAGACAATAATAAATCGCTTAAATCAAAGCTATGCACCACATTATTCACAGTGTATTTCAGTGTAGAGTGGCAGACCGGCGCTAACCTTTGCATACTGCAGAGGGGGAGGTAATCAATAATGGAGATGTATATGAAATGGCGGGCTTGCTCGATGACCCTGGAGATTGCTTCTAGATCACTGCTGCGACCTTTGGGGATGAAAGCTTTTGGTGAGCTCTGTCAACAGCGGAGAAGAGGAATGCAAATGCAGTTAGGATGTGTTACTAGTGTTACTAGTGTTGTACAGGGAATACTCAACTGCTGACTGTGTGCTGTACTCTGAAGATGACATCAAAGTATTGTGTAAATAGATTTTCACCATAGAGACTAGAATAAGACTCTTGACGATGGTAAATGTTGTTGTAAAACAAGTCTTGCCGTTTTCAGTAGAGTTGGGACCAAATCAATATTTTTCATATTATACTAAGTGTTAGATATTTTCATACAAGTCTCCAGTGAAGTCCAATGTCCCAATTGAACTTGATCCAAAACATAGTAATTGCATTTCACTGGTATTGCTATAGTctgtgtggttttatgttttactaCACCCTCAACAAGCCATGGCTGCCATGTGCTCAGCcagttgaaaaagaaaattactaATTTCATGTGCTCTGTGTGCATGACTTTATCGCCCCACAATATGTTTCATTGATCTAATAATTATGTGATTTCTTTAAAATCAAAACTGCCTTTCGGCCTTTAAAACAACTTCCGCTGTGAAAGTGAGACTGTATTGGCTGCTGCATCGTAATATTTTTCGGTGTCATATCAAGAGATGTCCACAGAGGGCTTTCCGTTTTGAGAAGAACTATGTGGAATGCAACTGAAACAATTTTGCTTaaatttgatgtattttatgaaGCAGGAGTACTTTTCTAATGTGTTTTGTCCACACTGAATTATGCTATCAGCCGACTTACAACCAACTTATATCAAAACAGTGCCAAAATTCTAGCTTTAGCTTAGCGTTTCTGACAGCGCCACTTAAAAAACTTTTCAGCAGGaggttaatttttttaaagctgttctgctacctttttttttttttttttttttaccaacgcaacataaaataatgaacaagaacaaataaaattaatacatATCTTGGACAAAGATATGAatgtcaaaaatacatttttaaacatacatTGATTATAAATTGGGATTGTGAAAAAGCTCATCTCTAACACACCTCACAGTGTGAGGAGGAGGTGATTGTTTTATTAGCATCTATAAAAACTCTGTTATATGTTTATTTACTTGTTTGTTTTATAGAAATGTGTCAGAACATTGTGCTGCTGAGCTTTATGGGAATGCTAATGGATAGTGCAAGCATAGACAAACCAATTGATGTCTCCTGACATCAGTGTACATCCAACTTTTGCCTCTTTTCTGCAACTTTATTGTCTGCTATGTCTGCTACAATTTGAGGACTTTCATACTTTGGTGTAACTAGTCTGGATAAGATCAGTTATTGTAAAGTCAAAGACTCAAGTCTTAGAGTCTGTGGTTTCAAAATTCAAattgagctccaagtcttttggGATTTCATTTAATCTATATTCATAAATTTTGCGACCTAAGTCAAATTCACGTGACTCTATTGCACAGCTCTGCCATCCCATTTCATGCCCTTCATCCGTatcaaaacaatattttgtcATAAACAGTTAAAAAGAGTGTAACCTTTCCaactaaaaaaatacaaactgatGACTATAACTTACAGAAATGTAGGTTTCAACTTTTGTGCTGTTAACTGAGAGACTTCCAGGTTTGTCTCTGTTAAAGAAGGGAAACAGACGCTTGGACCAAAAGGTGGGGACGAAGGTTTTATGTTTAAGCCCCCAATAGAGGCTAAAAACCCTGTGCAGGTCCAAGGCCAGAGGTTTGCAATCATACACCACCACACCAAGCTCCTTCCTCTGTAGAGCAAACAGACAACATTTAGAGATACAAGTACAACATGAACTGGTCATAACATATCCACTGTGGGTTCACCTTGGAccggttgccagtccatcacagggcaacacagacacacgggacaagcaaccatgcacacacacacacacacacacacacactcatacctaatgGCAATTAtgggagaccaattaacctaatagtcatgtttttgaaccgTGGGAGGAACCTGGAAAGAACCCACACACGtgcagggagaacatgcaaactcaatgcagaaagaccccaaacCGGGATTCGAACCCAAGaccatcttgctgcaaggctGCAACTGATCCACTGTGCAGTTATTCATTAttcatttaaatcagtttttcttttcatgttatgttctttatcatttttcctttttattccaGTAAATCACTTTGAATCACCTTGTGTACAAGGTGCTAAGCAAATAGACTTGCTTTGTCTCATTTTCTGTAACACTGTGATTATTTTCCTTCACACtttcctttaaaatatttctgcttttgtttgtgatgtaCTGTGCAGTAGGTCTACATTACGCTGGTCAGAGATCTCCAGTCCATGCTGGCACTGCCGATGTAGAAATGTTTCCGATCGACTACCCAGAAAGATGAGTGGAGGTAGCCTTTGGTGAGGAGTGTCATGTTCACCTCGTGAACCTCAGCAACTATAAAATTGGCAGTGATGGGAAATATAAAAGAACATGTTTAAGACAGTAAAGGacagaaaaagttatttttgaaaTTAATAACAAAGCAAGACACTAACTGAAAAACATGTCTGGACTATTTTATTTCTGACAGTTTAAAAGAATAGACGTAAACTGTTATGTGTTTGACTAGAAGCAGATAGAAAGCAGAAAACAGACGGGAAGAGCTGACCTTGACTGTCTGCAAGTGCCTTCAGCTCTGCTGAGTTGAATTCTCCTGTGGAGATCTTCAgcttgatttttctgtttttcagctcCTGCAGCTTGGATAGCAAAGTCTTGGCCTGAAACACCCCATCAAACCATAAGTATTGTATTCTGACAAGACAGTTCGCTGCctaatgttgttttattaatgCAATGAATGAGCTTCCACACATCTATAGATATTATGGCGTTTGGtatctttatattttcattattgtgtgtttgattttcaCATTGCAGAGAAACGATTCCCATCagcagtccatccatccatccatccatccatccatccatccatccatccatccatccatccatccatccatccatccatccatccatccatgttgtGACTCAAAACAATGGTAGAAACATATTGGTTTTCTACTCTCTGAGCCcttttctgctgtgtttcctgcactaactgaaatgttgtcctgaaaccaaaaacaaaacattaaggCATACAAAGAATTATAAAACACACTATCAATAAACAACCTTTGCAGTGTAAAGTGTCTGatgatttgctttgttttacctgttcagcAGCCGGGTAGAAGCTGGATTCATAGTCAGAGGGACTAAGGAACCACAGTGGGGAAACAATCTCTACAACCCCCTGCGATTTGTTCAGTAAGCTGATCAGTCCTGTTGAAAGAGGTAGGTGGAAGGTGCTGTTGTCTGAGAACAACATGTCCGCAGGAATGTTCTCCACAAGCACAATACTGTGGAAAATTAAGATAACAAAACAGGTTTAAATATGAACAATCTCAATTGTTTGATAATCTTCTTTAAGTCCCTGTGACATATGTTGTTTTGATTTGGCTTAATGTTTTGCCATGAATGTCTTTTTCATATGGTTGCACTGCCAGTgttgtttattagttttatgTGTCAGATGTGTCGACTCTGTACTTCTTCACTGCGCACCGTTCTTCTTGTTCTTAACTAGTCTTCAGCCATCAGTTTTAATTCATGCCTGACAGTTGTCCCTTCTGTTTTCAAGATGTGAGTTCTAATTTGCTCTTCATCATCCTACTTGACAGCCTGAGTTAGGATGCTCACCATAGTGTGTCAAATTCAGGCAAAGTTATCGAGGTACACAGTCTTTCAAAAAGTAATTACCCGTTTAACTTCCTGTGCAAATGAAataagataaatatttttttcataaccACAAGGCAAATTAGTTAACAAcattctttttctattttctctgGGACATTTGCTCAATGAGGGTAATGAAAttttccatacacacacatgccCTCAGATtcccttaaacattttattaaatgttgttCAAGAACGCCTAAAGCAGAAACTGAGAACAATTGAGGAGTGATAAGATGAGAGCAATGCCAGTTTAATTACCACCTCCAGGAATATGCATTCATTTCTGGTGTATTTTTCAAACATAGTAATCTTAGCTGCATTTCAGCTGCTCACTTTATAAGACATTAGGGGTTTATTTTGGTCCTTAAAAGAACAGATTTTATATACAattttttcaataaattagatcATGCTTTCCGAAatggcttgtttgtcagattaaatgtaccatttgaaaattacaaccttgaagcacatttctttattaaaaattttattttattagatacacacacacacatatatatatatatatatatataaatgtgtgtgtgtgtgtgtgtgcgtgtgtgtgtttatatgggTATATATATAATGACTCAACCCCAAACCCTTAGTAATGGGTTTGTAATTCTTTCCAGATAGTTcgtgattctacaggtctgacaGTAATCAGGCTTGGCTGTAGCCAGAGAAATTTAACTCTACTTGCTCAAAAAATCTGGATAATCAACGTGATTTAATAAAGTTGGTAAATGATTTTTACCTtgagccaggttggtttggatagatttttATACctaataaaatcatcatttaaaaaaaatattttgggtatattttctcaggttatgtttgtctgataataaaatactttttcacagcatagTTCATGTATCATTTTGGAGTCCTGATTTTTAAGTGTGTATTCTACCACATAGTAAGGTTAAAAGTAATCTTTAGCAGTTTGGGGCAATAGTTGCAGCTATGAATGTATTAAGAAATCATACACAGATGCAAAAAATCTGCTATGCATAAGCAGTTTAGTATATTATGTGACATACATCACGACCCGACATGCTCTGTTAGATTCTCTGCACAAATGTATTGGACTTTATGATAAATAACAGCCTACATATTAAGCAAATGCTAAATGATAGGGAAAATGGTCTCCAACATAGCTGTTTGTGCCTCTTTGGCACATGTCATTTTGAAAAGTCAAGTACCTATTTTATATTTGACCAAGTTACCTGAAATTAACTGTGGCATTAGAACTCAAATCAGCGAACCACAGTAGAACTGTCAAGCCTATTTTTATAGTCATTATCAAATTCAGCACTATTCAGAGACATGCTGAATTTACTTCTGGCTCAAACAACAATTTCAGCCAGTTGAATCTTTAGAGAGAAAAACGGACAAGGGGAGCAGCTGTTTAATGTAGGTGAACAGCTTTAATGCAATCTTTGCTACTTCTTGGTTGATCAAGCAACTGGATACAATGCATTCCAACACTCTTTCACTTCTGACAAGGAACAATTCAGTGGCATGTGAGAGAATGGACTAAACCaagaaaaatatgataaaatataatataatgcaGATTGGTATGGAATTGTAGTATACTTCCATGATGAGCAAATTAGTCTCTGGTTTGCTCATGTTTTTATCAGTTACAAAATATTGCTCAGTTAAATAGTATTATCTCATGAACAGAGCTGGAAATTTTCTgtcatacatttgtttttttcaagatTGGATTACTGGAACTCATTATCACTTGCCTAAACAAAGCATAACTGGAACGTTTTCTGACCAAATCACCAAAGTCTTCTCGTGTCGCACCGCTACTCATCCAGCTCCATTGGCTCCCCATCCACTCCAGAGTACACTTCAAGATCTTGGTTCTCACTTATAGGGCTTTGAATGGTCAAGCACCAGCATATATCTCAGAATGTTTACATCTGTACGTCTGCAGGTCCCTAAAGTCATGTGACCAAGACCTGCTGGCTGTGGGATGTAAAACTAAACATGACAGGACCTTCTCAGCAGTAGCTCCAGGACTTTGGAGCACTCTCCCCTTTAGTTTGAGTGGactctgttaaaaaaacaacaaaataactcTTTTTATAACTGCTTTTAATTAACTAGTTCAATGTTatgatgtttaatgtttttagctttcttctgtacagcactttgtgaCCTATGTcttgaaatgtgctatataaaagttttatttcatgTACTTACTTTACTTACTACTACTTCtacttataataataataataataatattaataaaacattttatttgtatagcgcaTTTCTAGGAACTCAAAGACACTTTACAGAGGTACAACAATAACAAAGTCTGTCATTCATTACAGTATCTAAAtctaattaaataaatcatacAGACACACATCCGCTCATATTGTCAAGGCATGCATGGTTTGGTTGTCAATGTAACTTAGAGGTTAATTTAGTTAACTATAATTACTATCAAGATAAAGTCACAATATTACATCCTAAATCAGCAGAGGACACACTATTGAGTTAGGCTTCTCTCACTAATTTATGACATGCAGCCAAATTAGATTTGAGAGCTGGGTTCATTCCAACTCACACAAACAACATCAATATTTGGTATATTTCTGGATGTCTGTGTATCCGttggacatttatttttattttgttaattctttttttcttgtcatcttTTGCCTTTATTCTGCCTGTTAGTGTAATGTGTATGATTTTTATGTTATGGAGTTTCATTCTGTTATTCTTCTTCATGTATTGTGGATGATCTATGGATTCAGTTATATTGATTAGAGTTAAATATAGCAAGCAGCTGGTGCAGGAGAAAAGCACAGGGGTTTGTTTTGGTTGGTTCAGTTGGTTTAGTCGGCTTGTTCCTTGGATTTGGTTTGTTGGTTCAGTAGATTTAGTtggttgggttttttttttttttttttcgtgtgGATTATGCAACTGGTTAAGTTTGGCGagtaaataaatattagaaatataTCAGTGTATCTAAATTTGTCATATTTTAGGTGTGTGTGGCAGTCACACACCTAAAATATGACAAAGAAGCCATTtaaggaatttttttttttttacaattacgGTTTCTGTTTGGCTTGAATTTTTTTGCATGCCTGTTTGTCTTGGCATTTTGATCCACTTTAAAGGCATTTTTTAGGGCTGCACCCACAAAACCAGTACTGGATCAGACAAGAAATGGCACCTTCTTGTAACACAGGACgattttccagttttcttatTTGTAAGATACAGTGAAAGAATGAAATGCTATTGCTATATTGTGAAAATGGTgccaaattaatatttttaatactgTGAATGTTTAAGAGTACTCCTAATATTGAGTTTGATTTTATATATTAGtctatttaaatttaatttgaacTTCTATTACTATAGTAAAGATTGTAAACATGTACATGTATTGATTATATTAATATGATGGTTTTGACAGATCCTCCTACAAATATATTACTCCACCCACTGTAGAGTTGAATTGTTGAACGTTTTCCATGGCTACAAAGCATTTGCTGGGGATTACACAAAGAAACTGAAGCTTCAAATGTCTTGTTGAATATAActgtaattattattaaaaggcaAATTACTTTTTCATGTACTATATCATtgccagtgtgtgtgttttaacaaAGGACCATCTCCCTCCAGAAGTCGAGCACTGATCTTTTGATATAAGCTTTAATTATTAATCATTCTATACTGGAGCTTGACTCAAGGGCATAATGGTCAGAGAATGTGTTTTAGGTGATAATGTTGTGGAATCAAACGGAGAGGCCAGTTGCCAACTCTCAGCTCAAAAATGTATTCCTGGCTAAAGTAAAGCCAAGTCAGTCTGTGGATGCTGGCCAGGGGTCTAAGTGTCTGGCTCACACACTGTATAATAACATTCTACTACGTCCTGGTGTAAAATGCAGTCAATGTTTTCAGTGAAGGAAATTTTTCTAGGTAAAGCTGGCCAATAGACTTTGCAGGGTTTGGATTTATTGGTTATACTTTAATTAGTATATTTcagagattaaaaaaagaactttaaagtaagtagaaagaaaaggcttgtcaggatctggagtcatctgCTGCCTGCTATTAACACTGTTCCAACACTAGGTACCGTCAGCAGGAGATTGCTGGAGACTACAGGTGTGGCTCATTGGttcatcagctgggaagcataaagaggatggattgccagcacttcgttgcctgagtgttttgccctcCATGGTAAtcttctggccagctctgaaaacCTTTTTCTTGCAAGTTGTTGTGAAAAAGAAACGTTAACCTTTAGGCCACATTCTGAGGTTCAGTCTCTAACCTTTTCCCCTATTGTTTCACACAGTGACGGGGATTAGGCTCACCGCTTTCCATTAGTGCCTGACCGTGTTTCCAACTTCACTAAACTGATCTTGTTTtctgagtgtctctgcatgtgggttaagtaggcagtaaaaatcatgacagaacactcaggcctgCCTAACCCAGCGGAGACCCTACAGAGAACTTTAGCCGAACATAGTCAGCAGATCCATACGCACGGTTCCACCCTCCAGACCCTCCTAGATCAGCAGCGGCAGACTAACCAGCAGCTAGAGCATCTGGCGTCTCTGTTTCGAAGTGCCTGTAGTCCCGCGTCCGCCGCACCCGTTGGGGGCGCAGCCGAGCCTCTGGCACCCCAACAACAGCCACATTCCTGTTACGTTACCTCCCCTCATCCCAAGAAGTTCTCCGGAGAGGTGGGCGGTTGTTGTGAGTTTTTACTCCAGTGCACACTAGTGTTCAACCGGTCTCCCCGATCGTTTCCTCATGATGAGGGTAAGATCTCATACATCTTGGGTTTGCTGACCAGGAGGGCACTCCGGTGGGCAGAGGCACGGTTCTCCGACTGCCGTAATTTTGGTGTCTCTTACGAAGATTTCATTCTAGAATTCAAACAAACGTTTGATGTAGCCTCTGATCTGTCCTGTACTGCCCGCAGACTGTGGGAGCTAAAACAGCGGAATTGCCCACTGGCTGACTTTTCTATCGACTTCCGTACGTTGGCCGCGTCCTCAGGCTGGAACGCAAGCACGTTAAAGGCGGCGTTTTTTTCAGTCTCTGGGCGAGGCTGTTAAGGACAAGTTAGTTCTTGTAGATGAGCCCAATGGGCTGGATAAATACATAGATTTGGCTGTCTGCATTGATACGCCTacgggagaggaggagggatcGCTCCGAGAGAGCGGTGGGGCGCCCTCAGCCATTCTCCTCATCCCCGTTGCCAGTTTCACAGAACCCTCTGGTCGGCCACCCCGAGACCGAGCCCATGCAGGTGGGGAGAGCCAGGCTCTCGCCTGGAGAGCAACGGCGGCGGCGGGAGGCTAACCAGTGTTTCTATCGTGGTGCCCCCGACCATTTTATTTCCGCGTGTCCCGTCCGGCCAAAAGGGAGGGTCCACCGGCTGTGAAGAGGCAACCGACGGACCCACCCTCCAGTTATAAGACCCCTCGATTCACGTTACCGGCCACTTTGTTTTTGAACTGTCACGCTGAAGTTTTGTCCGCCCTAGTGGATTCTGGGTGTGATTTAAATTTGATTGACCAAGATCTTGTTACTAGGAAACAAATAGCTACAGAAAGGTTGTCCCAGCACCGCCGGGTTTCGGCATTGGATGGGTTATCTTTACATGAGATCACCCATCAAACACGGCCGCTAGAACTTACTTTGTCTGGTAATCACCGTGAGCAGGtgtctttttatgtatttcccATTGCTCAGAGTGCATTAGTGCTCGGTTTCCCCTGGCTTCATCACCATAACCCCCATGTAAATTGGGTGGATTTACACATAGAGGCTTGGTCTGAGGGATGCCTCA
This genomic stretch from Girardinichthys multiradiatus isolate DD_20200921_A chromosome 22, DD_fGirMul_XY1, whole genome shotgun sequence harbors:
- the LOC124859379 gene encoding inactive phospholipase D5-like: MKSQQKCIVIFALVCCFAVLLALIFSAVDFWGEDEETEDECSSNCSIVLVENIPADMLFSDNSTFHLPLSTGLISLLNKSQGVVEIVSPLWFLSPSDYESSFYPAAEQAKTLLSKLQELKNRKIKLKISTGEFNSAELKALADSQVAEVHEVNMTLLTKGYLHSSFWVVDRKHFYIGSASMDWRSLTSRKELGVVVYDCKPLALDLHRVFSLYWGLKHKTFVPTFWSKRLFPFFNRDKPGSLSVNSTKVETYISSSPKAFIPKGRSSDLEAISRVIEQARHFIYISIIDYLPLCSMQRYWSDIENLLREALILRKVRIRLLISCWEETHPLTFNFIWSLKSLCMEQANCSLEAKFFNLQRDGSLSGMNHNRFMVTDRAIYIGNLDWVGEEFTSNAGAGLVISHPANVTERNFTVVEQLQAVFERDWFSRYANTLQTNKIPVCGKQQINKSVLFKASHQNYGPLPRRTGQYDNRPTPLRNHIKADRPTPDKITHHEDRLRKMSSQSLANEQVPVVNNPEESAGIKINDLDDEQAQTKNWKHSISEDPPSRWAESSGFREMSNGSL